The genomic window ACGATTATTGTCGGGAGAGAAAGCTGCCCTTACCACAAATACTGCGAAGACCTTTGGAAGGAATAGTTCGTTATCATATATTGCATTCTTTATCGAATTAGACCAATGCAAGACATCAAAAGAATAGCTGTGTTTACTTCAGGTGGCGATGCTCCGGGCATGAACGCAGCAGTCAGAGCAATAATCAGGACGGCGAGTTTCCATGATTTGCATGTGTATGGCATACAACGTGGCTACGAAGGTATGATAGATGGTGAAATTGACAGGTTGGAAATCAGCGACTCAGCAAATATTATCCAGAGAGGGGGTACCTTTTTGAAGACTGCGAGAAGTCAGAGATTTATGACTGTTGAGGGGCGGCAAGCGGCTTATGCCAATTTGGTGGAACATGATATTGATGCATTGGTGGCGATAGGTGGCAATGGCACATTTGCCGGCGCCCTTCAGTTTAACAAGGAATTCAAAATGCCTATCATCGGTCTGCCTGGAACGATTGATAATGATCTTTACGGTACCGATTTTACAATAGGATTTGATACTGCGGTAAATACCGCTATAGAGGCTGTCGACAAGATCAGGGATACTGCCGATTCTCACAATCGACTGTTTCTGATCGAAGTTATGGGCAGGCACTCAGGATTTATAGCAGTTTACACAGCTATTTGTTCCGGTGCCAGTGCTTTTTTGGTGCCTGAGGTGGAAACGAATATTGACGGGTTAATCGAAAAGTTGAAAAAGTCATTGAGGAGAAAGAAACTGTTTGGACTAGTAATCGTAGCAGAAGGAAACCATATTGGCAATAGTATGGAGATCGCAAAACTTATCCAGGAAAGAACCACTGAATATGATCTCCGTGTGACGATGCTCGGTCATTTGCAAAGGGGAGGTTCACCAAGTGCCGCCGATCGTTTACTCGCTAGCAGGTTGGGCTATGAAGCTGTAACAGCACTCATGCAAGGTAAACAAAATGTGATGGTCGGTATCGTCCACCAAAATGTGGAATTCACACCTTTCAGCAAGGCGATCAAATCGAAGAAAGAGCCTGATGATCATTTGATTGAAATCACTGAAATCTTGGGAATGTGATCTTTGAAAAGATCTGAGTCGTCAAAACGGATAGCACTTTTTTTCATTAGATTAATTCCTTTGATATCCTTTCGGTTGAGTATTTTTGCGAAGAAGCTGAAGAGAAGAATTAGCTTAGTTTTTAGAATTAAAATCATCAATAAATTAAGAGAAATCATGATAAAGAAAGTACAAGGAGACATCTTGTTGAGTAAAGCGGACGCTATCGCACACGGAGTTGCGCCGATGGATCATTTTGATTCCGGATTGGCAGCACATCTAAGAGAAGATTTTCCTTCCCTCTATAAAGATTTTAGGCATTTCTGTCAGACATATCACCCAAAACCGGGAAGTGTCTGGTTGTGGCAAGGAATCAATCACAAGAAGATATTCAATCTGATGACGCAGGAAGCACCGCAGACGAATTCCAGTCATCCGGGAAAAGCAAGTTTGCACAATCTGAGACATTGCTTGAAAGATCTTGTGCATGAGATAGAAAAAAACAATATTCAAAGTATTGCATTGCCTAAAGTAGCCACAGGAGTAGGAGGTCTAGATTGGAATGAGGTAGAACCAATTATCGTAGAACATTTTGCTCACAGCAAGATACCGGTCTATATTTATGATAAGTATGTAAAAGGTCAGGCAGCGGAAGAATAGTTCGCGACAACACATATAGAAATATTATTGTTTGCTCAACCAGTAGAATAGTCTGCACATAGATGAAGAAATCTGAGTCCTTTTATGAAAAAATAGCGTATCTGTTTTATGCAGTTGCCGATGCTGATGGTACAGTTCATCCTGACGAATTTGCTCATCTCCACTCTGAAATCAACAACTTCTGGAGAAAGACAGATCGTGCTAAACATGATTTTGATACAGATGGAGGGATCGAAGTTGAAGCCATCTTCGAGTGGCTTGAAGATGAAGGCTACAGTGCGGAAGACGCATTAGGAGATTTCAAACTTTTTGCCGAAGAGCATCCCTACTTTTTTGATACTGAGACTACAGAATTAATTCTGCACACCTGTCATGAAATTGCCTACAACTTCAAGAAAATCAATAAGTCGGAAGCGAAGATGATGGAAGACATAGAGCATTTTCTTCAAAATCTTGGGGGAGAGTAGGGTTTATCTTCCTCTTTTATTTTGATTAAAAGTCTGCAAAGTCAATTCAGCCATGGTTTGAAGATTAATCTTGAAAGATCTCTGCGCTGCACAATAAGGCTTATCTAAAATTTCTATACTTATGCATTAAGCACCGCTTAATGCCTTTTTTTAAAAATTAAATTGGTGCTTGTCTTTCCTCGAGATATAAATTAGGCTTTATAAAACAGGTCGATGCAAAGAGAGTAAAAACTCCTATAAATTTATAAAGAGTAAAAGGAATGATCAATCAAATGATTGGTTTGCAATGGATGCTTTTTCGACCATCTCCTGATATTCTTTTGGATCTAAACCATCCATGCAGTAGTGGATTGGATTGACTGGTTTGCCATTGAAATGAACCTCATAGTGACAATGTGGACCGGTAGAGGTGCCTGTATTGCCTATAGTACCTATTTTTTGGCCTTTGGTAACTTTTTCACCTTGTCGCACCACAATATCCTTCATATGAGCATACAAGGTCACGTAGCCAAATCCGTGATCTATGGTGACAGAGCGTCCATAGCCGGAGGATTTATTTTCTACTTTGACTACCTTACCGTCACCTGTGGATTGGATAGGTGTGCCTGCCGGCGCAGTAAAATCAATACCTTGATGCATTTTGTTGATCTTGTGAAGGGGATGCAAGCGGATACCAAATCCCGACAGTTGTTCAACATTGCGCTCCAACTTGTCTATACGAACAGGTTTTACTGAGGGAATGCTGGCAATCATGTCTTCTCGGGTTCTCGCCAATTTTTCCAGAGTATCGAGCGATTTTGATTGGAGATACAACTGTTTTTCAAGCTTTCCAACTTGTTCTTTGATATCACGTAGCGAGCCGGAATTTTTTAAGTGATTGAGATAAGAAGAAGGGTCGTGTCCTCCGACTCCCGATTCCCACAGACCTTGATCTATCGGATCCATTCCAAAAAGTACACGATGAACTTTGGCATCTCTGTTCTGAAGGTTTTGAAGAATTTTTGAAGCTTTTTCAGTTTGATCTTTCATTGAAAGAAACTGATACTCCATTTGTGTCAGTTCTTTGCGAAGTGCTTTTTCTCCAGGACTTGGAAAATACTCAGATGTGAGGAAAGTGAAAATAATAGCGGTGATTACGACTGCGCACAGGAACATAAATGCGCGCAGCACGAGATTCTTCCTCGAAAGCTTGACTTTCTCGAATTGGAGCGTATGGGGGTTGTATACGTATTTTTCTCCTCTCATTTCAGCATCGGTGGTAATTTAATTACTTTTGCGATCCGAGACGAAACTCGTTTTGTTTGATTCATACAAAGTTAAGAATTTCTCGTAATTCGCGAGTAAGTTGGTTCGGCAAAATAATATATATATATATATTATCTTTATAAATAAAAGAAATTCAATATTTTAGAAAATAATTTTAGAAAATAAAAACATGGATTCGAAGCAAATTCGCCAAAGGTTTTTGAATTATTTTGCGAAGAAGGGACATAAAATTGTGCCATCCGCTCCAATTGTAGTCAAAAATGATCCTACGCTTATGTTTACAAATGCAGGCATGAATCAGTTTAAAGACTATTTCCTTGGAACAAAGGTACCTGAAGTTCGCCGGATAGCAGATACGCAAAAATGTTTGAGGGTCAGTGGCAAGCATAACGATCTTGAAGAAGTAGGGACCGATGGTTATCATCATACGATGTTTGAAATGTTGGGCAACTGGTCATTCGGGGATTATTTCAAAAAAGAGGCAATTCAAATGGCCTGGCAGCTTTTGACAGAAGAATACAGGTTGCCAAAGGACAGATTGTTTATCAGTGTGTTCGGTGGCGATGAAAGCGAAGGTCTGGATAGGGACATGGAAGCGGTGCGTTTCTGGAGGGAGTGGGTCGATGAAGATCGGATTTTGTTTTTTGGTAAAAAGGACAATTTCTGGGAGATGGGGGATACGGGTCCCTGTGGTCCTTGTAGCGAAATCCATATTGACCTGAGATCAGAAGATGAAATCAAAAGAAATCCTGGTGCACCTTTGGTCAATGCAGGGACGCCTGATGTCATGGAGATTTGGAATCTGGTTTTTATTCAATTCAACAGAAAAGCAGATGGTAGCCTGGAGGAACTGCCTGAAAAACATATCGATACAGGCATGGGATTTGAAAGGCTGTCGATGGTCTTACAAAATAAAAAAGCAAGCTACGATACAGATATTTTTTCACCTACGATCCAATTTATCGAAAACTTTTCAGGTATCCTCTATAAAGGATCTTACACTAGAGAAGATAAATCCGATATGGCAATGAGAGTGATTGCAGACCATATCCGTGCCATAGTTTTTGCGATAGCAGATGGTTCCATTCCTTCAAATACCGGTCCCGGTTACGTGATCAGGAGAATATTGAGAAGAGCAGTGAGATATTATTATAGTTACCTGAATATCAAAGATCCTTTCTTGTTTCGCTTAGTTCCAATATTGGTAGAAGGAATGAGCGAAGCCTTTCCTGAATTGATTTCTCAAGGAGAATTGATCACCAAGGTAATCCATGAAGAAGAGCATTCGTTTCTTCATACCTTGGAAGCAGGTCTCAAGAGATTTGAGACCCTGCAAGTCTCAAATAAGCAGCTCAGCGGCAAAGATGCATTTGAACTCTACGATACCTATGGTTTTCCGATAGATCTCACGGTGCTCATTGCCAGAGAGAAAGATTGGGAGGTTGACATATCTGCTTATCAACAAGCGCTCAATCAGCAAAAAGACCGCTCTCGGGCAGATGCCAAAAAAGAGTATT from Saprospiraceae bacterium includes these protein-coding regions:
- a CDS encoding macro domain-containing protein produces the protein MIKKVQGDILLSKADAIAHGVAPMDHFDSGLAAHLREDFPSLYKDFRHFCQTYHPKPGSVWLWQGINHKKIFNLMTQEAPQTNSSHPGKASLHNLRHCLKDLVHEIEKNNIQSIALPKVATGVGGLDWNEVEPIIVEHFAHSKIPVYIYDKYVKGQAAEE
- the alaS gene encoding alanine--tRNA ligase; its protein translation is MDSKQIRQRFLNYFAKKGHKIVPSAPIVVKNDPTLMFTNAGMNQFKDYFLGTKVPEVRRIADTQKCLRVSGKHNDLEEVGTDGYHHTMFEMLGNWSFGDYFKKEAIQMAWQLLTEEYRLPKDRLFISVFGGDESEGLDRDMEAVRFWREWVDEDRILFFGKKDNFWEMGDTGPCGPCSEIHIDLRSEDEIKRNPGAPLVNAGTPDVMEIWNLVFIQFNRKADGSLEELPEKHIDTGMGFERLSMVLQNKKASYDTDIFSPTIQFIENFSGILYKGSYTREDKSDMAMRVIADHIRAIVFAIADGSIPSNTGPGYVIRRILRRAVRYYYSYLNIKDPFLFRLVPILVEGMSEAFPELISQGELITKVIHEEEHSFLHTLEAGLKRFETLQVSNKQLSGKDAFELYDTYGFPIDLTVLIAREKDWEVDISAYQQALNQQKDRSRADAKKEYSDWHILNDGETTFVGYDQSSLPEVRVLRWREFTAKGNKNYHLVLDKTPFYAEGGGQVGDTGILQAGEETLQILNTVKENDLILHVVDRLPATLDRSMSCEINMMRRSLIECNHSATHLLHAALREVLGTHVTQKGSLVNDNYLRFDFSHFQKVQPDELKKIEQIVNQKIRQNVPRIEDRSIPIEIAKTKGAMMLFGEKYGENVRMITFDSTFSRELCGGCHVPSTAVIGMLKIVSESAVAAGIRRIEALTAVGAENYVLDQEQLLEQIKEKLNHPRDIVNSIIHLQEENKSLQKTILEWKEKDAQQLYQNLLPQAVRVKGIQTLAVQVNLDDSKIAKNLIFQLGKQLSPCILLLAYQTDEKPQLMCYVSEDIAGLYPAPQLLKKVTSHIEGGGGGQAFFATAGGKKLSGLPAAIQAAHEVIPQLLNS
- the pfkA gene encoding 6-phosphofructokinase, which produces MQDIKRIAVFTSGGDAPGMNAAVRAIIRTASFHDLHVYGIQRGYEGMIDGEIDRLEISDSANIIQRGGTFLKTARSQRFMTVEGRQAAYANLVEHDIDALVAIGGNGTFAGALQFNKEFKMPIIGLPGTIDNDLYGTDFTIGFDTAVNTAIEAVDKIRDTADSHNRLFLIEVMGRHSGFIAVYTAICSGASAFLVPEVETNIDGLIEKLKKSLRRKKLFGLVIVAEGNHIGNSMEIAKLIQERTTEYDLRVTMLGHLQRGGSPSAADRLLASRLGYEAVTALMQGKQNVMVGIVHQNVEFTPFSKAIKSKKEPDDHLIEITEILGM
- a CDS encoding M23 family metallopeptidase; translation: MRGEKYVYNPHTLQFEKVKLSRKNLVLRAFMFLCAVVITAIIFTFLTSEYFPSPGEKALRKELTQMEYQFLSMKDQTEKASKILQNLQNRDAKVHRVLFGMDPIDQGLWESGVGGHDPSSYLNHLKNSGSLRDIKEQVGKLEKQLYLQSKSLDTLEKLARTREDMIASIPSVKPVRIDKLERNVEQLSGFGIRLHPLHKINKMHQGIDFTAPAGTPIQSTGDGKVVKVENKSSGYGRSVTIDHGFGYVTLYAHMKDIVVRQGEKVTKGQKIGTIGNTGTSTGPHCHYEVHFNGKPVNPIHYCMDGLDPKEYQEMVEKASIANQSFD
- a CDS encoding TerB family tellurite resistance protein, with translation MKKSESFYEKIAYLFYAVADADGTVHPDEFAHLHSEINNFWRKTDRAKHDFDTDGGIEVEAIFEWLEDEGYSAEDALGDFKLFAEEHPYFFDTETTELILHTCHEIAYNFKKINKSEAKMMEDIEHFLQNLGGE